atcggcgagtatgcgtgtgctcccgatgaagttgagagatttgcagttccacgaaccgagtttccaatcgctagtcccttttcgtcgcagtggtcttcgccgatggttccggtccgtactctcttgttgattgttcgttgcttaagattttttaaaggctggcttgcagggcctgacaccaaaccccttaaatttccggaggaccattcctccttatttccggtggaccatggtgcacagtttcacttagagtccctcgctggcactcggacgatgatcagccgcccctaacatggagaacagacgctgttgtgagccgatcctgacatggagaacagacgctcaataagatttgcaccttcggagaggagcaaacccttcccttccctgtcagcatacgaccatagttcccatcggggttggttacccgatcttccctaaggttgctcgtatcccggccagcaccacgggaggtagggataggagttgctgggtaagaggctaaggaccgcgagatggggtctattttattccttcaggtacgcgaagtaccaatggtacgctttacctagcatttgccgtgccaaattTGATCAGCAAACAAGGCCAAAAACAGCGACTAGATGACTTTCGGTTAACGTGCTATAAATTTATCAtatggccgaaacccatctgttcaaaaatgtcgttcagccgaactggtaatttaattaaaaaaaaaaggcgTTTGgctaaataggtcatttgacctaaACTGTCGACCATTCatccgaacggcattttcgaccAGATTACCTTTTCGGTTGAATGAccattttgaccaaacgacctgttggGCAAACGCTTggtccaaatgaaattttcaaccaAACTGTTTTTGATCTAATGACCGTTCtgcccaaacgttcatttcAGCCAAAAGTGTTGGCTGGCCAAATGATTTCTCGTTGAATTATATTCGGCCTGACgaccctcccccttttaaaaattaaaaaaaatcgcctgcaggttctgaataattttctgtggaaattccgaaccaaatctcaagaatttttcgttgatattttgatgaaaaaaaaagaaaattatctCCAAGAAACgaacgcaataaaaaaaaactggcgGCTTAAATGGCTggaatggctttcggcgtgacgccaaaAAAGCCGCCGCTGCCGACCAAAATTACGACGAACGCCGCcgccggcgcacacctctatgtgTAGGTACTTTTATGAGTGAGAATTGCAATTGTTGATGGACTTTTTCCATTAAGAAATTAAGGTTTTCCATTGAAAGGAACACGGAGTTTCCTTAGAAGAATCAATGTTAGCAGCAGGTAGTTCCAAAACTTTCCACGAGATAATGTTTTTCACAGGGATTGGGGGCTTTCCGCAGAAGGTTAGTGAAGAgcgataaaaaataagaaaatttccatgaaaagacggagaaaaaataaaattgaataagtTTTCCATAAGTAATGAACGCTTTAAAATAGGAATCATTAAAATATTAGAAAACAAAATGCTTAGTTGCATtgttctttaaagttttttcatGGAATTATTTTGCCTTTTCGTATTAAGTACCTACAAGTAAAGGCTAaatattcgctccaaaaacaaactttttttgctctttattgatttttttgaaagtttttaatttttcgtgGAGGAAAAACAAATGTTACGTCAAAAGTTTTGTAATTGTTTGTTGctgatattgatttatttgtttaaattttgggcCTTTTTTCAATGGTAAGTTATAATTACTTTATGGAAGATTCTTCTTAttgtagtttttatttttgggAATGCTGATATATTTTTGATTCATTTGAAGTAAATTACCTATATTCCGGATATTGAGCCTCCTGGAGTGGTTATCAATTACTATGTCTAAAACTCTACTTATCCATATGCTTTCAGGCCACCAACGCCCTCGCCAGCATCTTTATTGCTTTGCACCACAACGTGACCGGTGCCGATCCGAGTCACGAGAACCCCCAGGGTGAAGCCTACACGTACACCTCCGGCTGGAAGGACGGCTGTGCGGTTTTCTTCTACACCCTGATCTGCATCATCATGCACGCCATCCTGCAGGAGTATGCCTTGGACAAAATATCCAAGAAGCTGCACCTGTCCAAGTTCAAGCTGTCCCGCTTCAACGAGTCGGGTCAACTGGTGGTGTTCTACGCCATGTCGTTCCTGTGGGGCTTCGATGTGATCGTTAGAGAGCAGTACTTTGGTAACATGCCAAAGCTATGGGAAGGATTCCCCGAGCATCCGATGGTGTTCCTGCACAAGCTGTTCTTCATCATCCAGCTGGCGTATTATCTGCATATGCTACCCGAACTGTATTTCCAGAAGGTCAAGAAGGACGAACAGAAGCCCAAGATAGAGCATGCTTTGGGCGGATTCTTCTTGATTGCTACTGCGTACTTCTTGGGGTGAGAATTGGATGCTTAATGTTCGATACGATAATATAATTAATTTTCTCTTCTTTTCATAGATTCCAGCGCATCGCTTTGGTACTGCTGACGCTGCACTACTTCTGCGAGTTCATCGGACACTCATTCCAACTGGTTAACATTTTCGACAAGGATGAAAAGTTCACCCGATGTAAGTTTCACTTTCACCGCGTTGGCAGCTTATAAAACGCTGAATAATGCAATAATATGTCTTGATGTAGGGTAGGGTGATATCAATTAAAAAATGTGTATAAGCAATCGGCAAAGACTATTCACATTTTATTTCTCTCAAAGGAACTATCAAGCATACTATGCACAAAGCGTAAATCTCGTAGTGCATATTTTGTGTATGGTATCTGAGTGATAtacccaaggatgttatcgatcatttagtaatttgcgttcgatcgttTAGTAGTTTggcaataactcattccagaagctgaatttcaaaatgtgttgtatgatggacttctaatgcgaaggtttttctacaaatcTGCCGAATGATTCGTtgtaattcaactaataacagagttatagcgcaagttgcagtagcttaaactaaatgattagaattttgttatcatttagtctaagttactgaaactatagctataactccgttactagtggaattcaagcATCGAATcataaggcagagttgtagaaaaaccttcgcactagaagtccaccatacaacaaattttgaaactcagcctctggaatgagtcacTGACAAaccactaaatgatcgaacgcaaattactaaatgatcgataacatccttggatatACCATCAATTCATTATTTATGCCAAATTCTCCTCCCTCCGAGTCAGAATGTTATATCGTGGTTTAAGTATTCCACACAATGAACTAACCGTATTCAACCTTACTTCCAGTGCGACTGGTTCACAACGCCGTGTTCATCTTGACCCGCTTCGCCACAATGGTGCTGGCCTTCCTGACGCTGTTCTACGGAATCGATAACGTGTCGCAAATCAAGCGCAGCTTCATGCTGTTCACCGTCTTCGGGCTGCAGGGCTATCTGATCTTCGACTTCATCTCCAACGTGCTGCGATCGAAGCGTGAGAGCACCAAGGAACAGCAGCTGGAACGCCTCCAGAAGGCCCCTGCCAAGGGCGAAAAGTCCAAGAAGGAGCGCAAGAAGGAAAGCGATCTGCCCGAGGCCGATCAGAATGCCGCCCAGGCCTCGCCAGTGCAAGCCACCGGAAAGGCCTCCAAGAAGGTTAAGACCAAATAAGTGAGTCCGTATTCCGTCGTTCATTTCCATTTTACTTTTACTCTCAATAATACACAAAAACATATTAATATTCCGTTCAAcaagcaagaaaaaaaaacgcaagtttagattttttacattttttagaTAGTTATATGCTCAAATTGATTCACACAGGGATCCACTTTTGTACTCATAGAACAGTGCCTCGTTTGTTCCATTGCGCGGGTATCACTTTagttatttttttgtgaaaatccgAACTGTCGGTGTAAACTAGTAAGTAATATTAGCGTACCTAATATTTCTAACAGTATGATCGAACGGGATGCAAAGTGAATGATTTTTATATGCATTTACAACAACTTTGAAGAATGGCATGCTGGGACGGACAGGTCCTTTATCTTAGATCAGACCAAATTAGCAATACAAGAAGTAAAATTAGCTGGCGAAAAGTAACGGAATTAAGCAAGGATAAGACCAGTTGACAAAAAGGTAGCAAGATTGCATGATTTAtacattattgttttttttttaaaacagaGTCTTTTTGATAggtttattttcttcctttacAATTTACAAGCTAATTGGGTTCGAAACAGATTCGGAGTATAcactttatttttttgtatgttCTAATGCAATAATTGAATAAACATCTGACacaaattctattaaatttggaATTGAAGGATTTACTTCGAAAGATATCACAGCTCACAAAAAAAAGGTCCTAGATTACGTCTCGTTTTGGCAGCGGCAGTGTTAAATGTGATGGTACATATTAAGGTCGATTCCCTAGACAAAACCCACACTGGTTATGATTTTTGATGATAGGGTGCTAACTGCTAACTAAGGTATGCGCCGGTCCAAAATTCGTCGACAAAATTCTCaatttcatcggaatttcctctgaatatcCACAGCAAGCTTTTCAGGTTTTCCCGGTGAAATGCTTCAGCATAGTCATGGTAAATTGTTGAGAACTGAAACAGAAAAATCTTTTAACATTTAACAGTTTCTTTGATTTGCTACATGAAATTCATTTCCATTttcaatgaaatgaaatttgtaACAAATCGTGTTTGTAACAACTATATGATCATGGTGGAGAGCAAAGTTTCTATTTCCAGTCCGCGGTCAAAACACAACATGCTGAATCTTAAACGGATTCAGTTCCGCTGtgtccgtatcgcgttaggttgTATGATTTCGGCTCATAGATGAGTCTGGAagcagtcttcacgaaaacatgaaccgcgtttgaacaagtgcagttttcccgtgtgcaagttcgcactcaaacatgcataggtactagatccaaaccgaGTTTATCATAAACCGAACCAAAATCGCACCCAGTTTGAACACGAGTGTGAGCCCAAGTTCAAGCACACAGGCTTGAACATGGAAGATTAAACATCAGTTTACTCACAGTATGCTGTTCATCTGTTCATTTTGGTCAAATGGTTTCTCTTCTTGAGTAGAGGTGCTGGACTAGTGGTAACTTGTTTGACGTTCACTCAGGACACTAGTGTTTGCGGGTGGTTGAATAGCTGAATAAGATATATACCGTTTGCGCTTGGTCCGATATCTCAAtatcacaacattttttttattcaacattttgcataAAATCTTCAGATATTATTTCTAATGTTCATAACAACTAAATATTTTGCATTTGCCCCGTCTCCAATGTAATGACTATTTAAAGTATCCTTGCGTTTATGTTCTAAATGAGGTAACATACATATATTTCTGTTTGTCTGTCTAAAATGTAGACCCCTAATTATTTTATATCCGTTACATATGCAAGCATGCATTCCGTTTTGTTAGATACGTAGGATTT
The nucleotide sequence above comes from Armigeres subalbatus isolate Guangzhou_Male chromosome 3, GZ_Asu_2, whole genome shotgun sequence. Encoded proteins:
- the LOC134225951 gene encoding translocating chain-associated membrane protein 1 is translated as MAIKPGMGRKSSNKNPPLLSHEFVIQNHADIVSCVAMVFVVGLMLQATNALASIFIALHHNVTGADPSHENPQGEAYTYTSGWKDGCAVFFYTLICIIMHAILQEYALDKISKKLHLSKFKLSRFNESGQLVVFYAMSFLWGFDVIVREQYFGNMPKLWEGFPEHPMVFLHKLFFIIQLAYYLHMLPELYFQKVKKDEQKPKIEHALGGFFLIATAYFLGFQRIALVLLTLHYFCEFIGHSFQLVNIFDKDEKFTRLRLVHNAVFILTRFATMVLAFLTLFYGIDNVSQIKRSFMLFTVFGLQGYLIFDFISNVLRSKRESTKEQQLERLQKAPAKGEKSKKERKKESDLPEADQNAAQASPVQATGKASKKVKTK